The Dioscorea cayenensis subsp. rotundata cultivar TDr96_F1 chromosome 7, TDr96_F1_v2_PseudoChromosome.rev07_lg8_w22 25.fasta, whole genome shotgun sequence genome includes a region encoding these proteins:
- the LOC120265833 gene encoding LOW QUALITY PROTEIN: putative multidrug resistance protein (The sequence of the model RefSeq protein was modified relative to this genomic sequence to represent the inferred CDS: substituted 1 base at 1 genomic stop codon), whose translation MHILLQNAVYMSCMACVSFVSCFLEGYCWTRTGERQVARLRAQYLKAVLRQDVEFFDMKVESSTEVVTSVSSDSIVIQDFLSEKMPNFIMNCSTFVGGYLVGFFIMWRLALVVFPTVVLLMIPGIIYGRILISISRKIREEYNKAGAIAGQAISSIRTVYSFVSEQRTIKEFGVALEGSFKLGVRQGLIKGIATGSNCITIAIWALTIWYGSKEVMFHGAKGGTIYAVGVSIITGGLAFGSAVSNIRYFSDAMSAGERIMEVMKRVPKIDSESQEGEILESFVGELEFKDVHFAYPSRPKSLVLNDFNLKIPAGRIVALVGSSGSGKSTVIGLLERFYDPVFGSIQVDGVDIKKLKLKWLRSQMGLVSQEPALFATSVKENILFGKEDASMEEVVAAAKIANAHEFISNLSNGYDTQVGERGVQISGGQKQRIAIARAVIKSPKILMLDEATSALDTESEKIVQEALDTASVGRTSIVIAHRLSTVRNADMIAVVQDGHVAETGIHEELMRDEPCLYSSLVRLQQGKGISDECSSMDSLTAVILSEDQSPSQKIKEDMPNSNLKSEEKPKRAFPAPSFQRLLLLNAPEWKLGTLGCFVAMVFGAIQPLYAFAMGSMISVFFLKNHDXIKEKTRTYSLIFLSLSFLSFLSNVAQHFSFGAMGEYLTKRVREQILSKILTFEVAWFDKDENSTGAICYRLAKDAFVVRSLVGDRMSLLVQTISATVIACTLGLVTAWRLALIMITVQPLIIICFYSRKMLLMNMSSKAVKAQLESSKLAAEAVSNHHTVTAFSSQEKILRLFELTQEGPGKENLRQSWIAGFVLAISYSFTKCVFALSFWYGGRLVSHHLLTPKALFETFLVLVGTGQAIANAGSMTSDLANGTETVSSVFAILDHQTCIESEDPKGDSPKKLIGSVDIVDVDFAYPSRPDVLIFNNFSLSIEAGKSTALVGRSGSGKSTIIGLIERFYDPLMGSIMIDNKDIKTYHLRCLRRHIAMVGQEPVLFAGTIQENIAYGVDKTTEAEIESAARAANAHEFVSGLKDGYKTWCGDKGTQLSGGQRQRIAIARAILKNPSILLLDEATSALDTQSEKVVQDALEKVMIGRTCVVVAHRLSTIQNCDTIVVLEKGMVVEKGTHAALLEKGQSGSYFSLVSLQQRNLNV comes from the exons ATGCATATTTTATTGCAGAATGCAGTTTATATGTCTTGCATGGCTTGTGTATCTTTCGTGTCTTGTTTTTTAG AGGGATATTGTTGGACAAGAACTGGGGAACGGCAAGTAGCGAGGCTGAGAGCTCAGTATCTTAAGGCTGTTCTTCGCCAAGACGTCGAGTTTTTCGACATGAAGGTTGAATCATCAACAGAAGTTGTTACTAGTGTTTCCAGTGACAGCATTGTCATTCAAGACTTTCTCAGTGAGAAG ATGCCAAACTTCATTATGAATTGTTCAACATTTGTTGGTGGATATTTGGTTGGTTTCTTCATTATGTGGAGATTGGCTTTGGTTGTTTTCCCAACTGTTGTGCTTCTTATGATACCTGGGATCATCTATGGGAGAATTCTTATCAGCATTTCAAGGAAGATCAGAGAAGAATACAACAAAGCCGGGGCAATTGCCGGGCAGGCGATTTCCTCGATTCGAACTGTATATTCTTTTGTCAGTGAACAGAGGACGATAAAAGAGTTTGGTGTTGCCCTTGAAGGCTCATTCAAGCTAGGAGTGAGACAAGGGTTGATCAAAGGCATTGCAACAGGAAGTAATTGTATAACTATTGCAATTTGGGCATTAACGATTTGGTATGGCAGTAAAGAAGTCATGTTTCATGGAGCTAAAGGAGGGACTATTTATGCTGTAGGAGTTTCTATAATCACTGGTGGATT GGCATTTGGATCAGCCGTTTCCAATATTAGATACTTCTCAGATGCAATGTCAGCTGGGGAAAGAATAATGGAAGTGATGAAGAGAGTGCCTAAGATTGACTCAGAAAGTCAAGAAGGTGAAATCTTGGAGAGTTTCGTAGGGGAGTTGGAGTTCAAAGACGTGCACTTTGCATATCCTTCAAGGCCGAAGAGTCTTGTGCTTAATGACTTCAACTTGAAAATTCCGGCAGGGAGGATTGTAGCATTGGTAGGATCAAGCGGGTCAGGGAAGTCAACGGTGATTGGATTGCTAGAAAGGTTCTATGACCCAGTTTTTGGCTCAATCCAGGTTGATGGAGTGGATATCAAGAAGTTGAAACTGAAATGGTTGAGATCTCAAATGGGATTAGTGAGCCAAGAGCCTGCTCTATTTGCTACTTCTGTTAAGGAGAACATACTGTTTGGCAAAGAGGATGCTTCAATGGAAGAAGTTGTGGCTGCTGCAAAAATTGCAAATGCTCATGAATTCATTTCAAACCTTTCTAATGGTTATGACACTCAG GTAGGAGAAAGGGGAGTTCAAATATCAGGAGGACAGAAACAGAGGATTGCTATAGCAAGAGCAGTGATAAAATCTCCAAAGATTCTTATGCTTGATGAGGCCACCAGTGCATTAGACACTGAATCAGAGAAAATAGTTCAGGAAGCACTCGACACAGCCTCTGTTGGCCGGACTAGCATTGTTATTGCTCACCGATTGTCTACTGTCAGAAATGCAGATATGATTGCTGTTGTACAAGATGGGCATGTCGCAGAGACGGGAATTCATGAGGAACTTATGCGTGATGAGCCTTGTCTTTATTCATCCCTTGTTCGGCTTCAACAAGGCAAAGGAATATCAGATGAATGCTCATCCATGGATTCATTAACAGCAGTGATATTATCAGAAGATCAATCACCTAGCCAAAAGATTAAAGAAGACATGCCAAATTCAAACCTTAAATCTGAAGAAAAACCAAAACGAGCATTCCCAGCACCTTCATTTCAGAGACTATTGCTTCTGAATGCACCCGAGTGGAAACTAGGCACACTGGGCTGCTTCGTTGCAATGGTATTTGGTGCGATACAACCTCTGTATGCATTCGCAATGGGGAGCATGATATCTGTCTTCTTTCTCAAGAACCATGATTAGATCAAGGAGAAAACCAGGacttattctttgatttttctttccttatctTTCTTATCCTTTCTCAGTAATGTTGCACAGCATTTTAGTTTTGGTGCAATGGGTGAGTACCTTACTAAGAGAGTACGAGAGCAAATACTGTCAAAAATACTTACATTTGAAGTTGCATGGTTCGACAAGGATGAGAACTCCACAGGAGCGATTTGCTATCGTCTAGCCAAAGATGCTTTTGTG GTAAGATCATTGGTAGGAGATAGGATGTCACTGCTAGTTCAAACAATATCAGCAACTGTCATTGCTTGCACACTTGGGCTAGTCACGGCATGGAGATTGGCTTTGATCATGATAACTGTACAACCTTTGATCATCATTTGCTTCTATTCTCGCAAAATGCTTCTCATGAACATGTCAAGCAAAGCTGTTAAAGCTCAATTGGAAAGCAGCAAACTTGCTGCTGAGGCTGTTTCCAATCATCACACTGTCACTGCTTTTTCCTCTCAAGAGAAGATTCTCCGGTTATTTGAGCTGACACAAGAGGGTCCCGGAAAGGAAAATCTACGACAATCTTGGATTGCTGGATTTGTCCTTGCTATTTCCTATAGCTTTACCAAATGCGTATTTGCTCTCAGTTTTTGGTATGGAGGGAGATTGGTGTCTCATCATCTATTAACTCCTAAAGCACTCTTTGAGACTTTTTTAGTTCTAGTTGGTACTGGCCAGGCTATTGCAAATGCCGGAAGCATGACTAGTGATCTGGCCAATGGAACTGAAACAGTTAGTTCTGTGTTTGCAATTCTTGATCATCAAACATGCATTGAATCAGAGGATCCCAAGGGTGATTCCCCAAAAAAGTTAATCGGGAGTGTTGACATTGTTGATGTGGATTTTGCATATCCATCACGACCAGATGTCTTGATCTTCAACAACTTTTCATTAAGCATTGAAGCCGGTAAATCAACTGCATTGGTGGGACGTAGTGGATCTGGCAAGTCAACTATCATCGGTCTCATTGAGAGGTTTTATGACCCGTTGATGGGATCCATAATGATTGATAATAAGGACATAAAGACTTACCATCTCCGATGTTTGAGAAGGCACATTGCAATGGTAGGTCAAGAACCGGTTTTGTTTGCAGGCACTATTCAAGAAAATATTGCTTATGGTGTCGATAAGACTACAGAAGCGGAAATAGAGTCCGCCGCAAGGGCGGCTAACGCCCACGAATTTGTTAGCGGTCTAAAAGATGGATATAAAACATGGTGCGGAGATAAAGGGACCCAATTATCAGGTGGGCAAAGACAACGTATTGCTATTGCTCGAGCAATATTAAAGAACCCGAGCATTTTGCTTTTGGATGAGGCGACAAGTGCATTGGATACTCAATCGGAGAAAGTAGTGCAAGACGCATTGGAGAAGGTAATGATTGGGAGGACTTGTGTTGTGGTTGCACATAGACTGAGTACAATACAAAATTGTGATACCATTGTTGTTCTTGAGAAGGGAATGGTGGTCGAGAAAGGTACTCATGCTGCTCTCCTTGAGAAGGGTCAGTCAGGCTCTTACTTTTCATTAGTTAGCCTCCAACAGAGGAATTTGAATGTGTAA